The following coding sequences are from one Daphnia pulex isolate KAP4 chromosome 11, ASM2113471v1 window:
- the LOC124208216 gene encoding heparan-sulfate 6-O-sulfotransferase 1-B-like codes for MHCSVTLENMKRWVKMIRFIGGLCLVTLLGIAYISYLCHNSLCLAPERFSLSTRYSASASSSSSSSRSEVPSSPTSTTKLVVGLASTVNIESVAFKEAYEMGFDITDRDVIVFLHIQKTGGTTFGRHLVRDLNLENPCNCPRKRKRCDCFRPNTINEQWLFSRYSTGWKCGLHADWTELTDCVEGALDEYEGLAKKRRYFFITVLRDPIHRYLSEFRHVQRGATWKSARHWCGGQEFTSLPHCYKGSNWTGVELDEFMNCSYNFAHNRQTRMLADLTLAGCYTGYNTTADQLERDRILLQSAKQNLASMAYFGLTEQQAVSQYIFERTFHLDFENNFDQANATLSAQAIAELTPAQIERVRQLNSLDEELLEFARQLLQERFQLLKRRDPHFRQNWLRMVHPLKSERIDGNSLV; via the exons ATGCACTGTTCTGTTACTCTTGAGAACATGAAGCGCTGGGTAAAGATGATTCGTTTCATTGGTGGCCTTTGTCTTGTGACACTTCTGGGTATAGCTTATATAAGCTATCTCTGTCACAACTCCCTGTGTTTGGCTCCAGAGCGTTTCAGCCTCTCCACCAGATACAGTGCCAGCgctagtagcagcagcagcagtagcaggtCTGAAGTCCCTTCATCACCTACCTCCACAACTAAATTAGTTGTGGGTCTTGCATCTACAGTCAACATTGAATCAGTGGCATTTAAAGAGGCTTATGAGATGGGCTTTGACATCACTGATAGAGATGTTATAGTGTTTCTGCATATTCAAAAAACGGGTGGTACAACGTTCGGTAGACATCTTGTCAGAGATCTGAATTTAGAGAATCCTTGTAATTGCCCAAGAAAGCGAAAACGCTGTGATTGCTTCCGTCCCAACACTATCAATGAGCAGTGGCTATTCAGTCGGTATTCTACGGGCTGGAAATGTGGACTTCATGCAGACTGGACTGAGCTGACAGACTGCGTCGAAGGCGCCCTAGACGAGTACGAAGGATTAGCCAAAAAGAGAAG ATATTTCTTCATCACTGTTCTTCGTGATCCAATTCATCGGTATCTGTCGGAATTCCGTCACGTCCAGAGAGGTGCCACCTGGAAAAGTGCCCGACATTGGTGTGGAGGACAGGAATTTACAAGTCTACCACACTGCTACAAG GGATCAAACTGGACGGGGGTCGAACTGGATGAGTTTATGAATTGTTCTTACAATTTCGCCCATAACCGACAAACGCGAATGTTGGCCGATCTCACATTGGCAGGCTGTTACACCGGTTACAATACGACGGCAGACCAACTAGAACGTGATCGAATCTTGCTGCAAAGCGCTAAACAGAACCTAGCCAGCATGGCTTACTTTGGCTTGACAGAACAACAGGCCGTAAGTCAATACATATTCGAGCGAACGTTTCATCTGGactttgaaaacaattttgacCAAGCAAATGCAACTCTGTCAGCTCAGGCAATAGCCGAACTAACACCTGCTCAg ATAGAACGGGTTCGTCAGCTCAACAGCCTTGACGAGGAGCTATTAGAGTTTGCCCGGCAGCTATTACAAGAAAGATTTCAACTACTAAAGCGACGGGACCCTCATTTTAGGCAGAATTGGCTGCGCATGGTTCACCCTCTTAAGTCTGAGAGAATCGACGGTAACTCATTAGtctaa
- the LOC124208212 gene encoding proline-, glutamic acid- and leucine-rich protein 1-like, translating into MDGLLNLLPLYTESVEGEHNLGQFLETCRAHQSFGELVANEIDLNHAVGVINSKLNNPDSRTEGALLLDVVITQCGTDTFTSNCVLWTQQVMRLLHGPSKVNVGPTACKVLGKLLAFSSQFPELSRQLSTTVISQLVALLCEPELLQKASITVHVLECLKTCMKYYGNPCGTVKGTIERSLLSLIDWDEMATDPSLRATWAACMAQLPSIGGSGSQGAQHRSNWIEFCVQLIDSIHGTINGMFRNIEELKTQEASSNPLKLPALQHKNPMVLLHDQQRRFINLCAALVLLLTEPFPVAKNVPIDRLLAMISRLLALNSKSLSKTARANFEQLTLASIIPDLQSSVLDVLKSLVAVCRSQLLTRATTVMNLFVQVLQWTFTPLDRRRVGVERPYGKLRSQVYRNLCLWVAASRSACGLGKCVDVLFSQLLSDILVHRDTVQLLTVNPPSNGKTTKKGKKKMDTPGVILQKDDLKANADVCQMALQCLSTILLCCGPRIKPTIHKEVQEIVLSILVEIMNGAELNTILPYNDPRCRAGLYQLLEKLVLCPSPQWPAPLNYASAVLNNGLNDPNLEVSTRCIEALASIQSILRPRGPTFNFAMEMKQLRSIQQEAPLLNGWAAKMVEPSLPTSAPSQPAPAAMSIEKPPVVAIDQLSTPPRRQIPPNSVESTVEIRQPETSPPPSKRLSLTKTNGEHDDDFLTPPMGVTTISSESPVKSARVMTRKEALKVLASAMPPQSAKEQSPNPPKTKQTKNKASPARKRPLDDSKPTVEPLQEKMETEETENGVDELDETLDDMLASFHDVPA; encoded by the exons ATGGATGGCCTTTTAAATCTATTGCCGTTGTACACGGAGAGCGTCGAAGGTGAACACAATCTCGGACAGTTTCTCGAGACGTGCAGGGCCCATCAGAGTTTCGGTGAACTTGTCGCCAATGAAATCGACTTGAATCATGCCGTTGGCGTTATCAATTCCAAGCTCAACAATCCCGATTCCAG GACCGAGGGAGCTCTCCTGCTTGACGTAGTCATAACTCAGTGTGGCACAGACACCTTCACCTCCAATTGCGTTTTGTGGACCCAACAGGTGATGAGATTGCTGCACGGTCCATCCAAAGTGAATGTCGGACCCACAGCCTGTAAAGTTTTGG GAAAATTGTTGGCATTTTCCTCCCAGTTTCCAGAACTCTCCCGGCAACTCAGTACCACAGTGATTTCACAACTGGTAGCCTTGCTCTGTGAGCCGGAATTATTACAAAAG GCTTCCATTACAGTGCACGTCCTTGAGTGCCTCAAGACCTGTATGAAATATTATGGTAACCCGTGTGGCACAGTGAAG GGTACTATTGAGCGAAGCCTTTTGTCACTGATTGATTGGGACGAAATGGCCACCGATCCCAGCTTACGCGCTACCTGGGCGGCTTGCATGGCGCAGTTGCCCAGCATCGGCGGCAGCGGATCGCAAGGAGCCCAGCACAGAAGCAATTGGATCGAGTTTTGCGTGCAACTCATCGATTCGATCCATGGCACCATCAACGGGATGTTTAGAAACATTGAGGAGCTGAAG ACACAAGAAGCTTCCTCGAACCCATTGAAGCTGCCAGCCTTGCAACATAAAAACCCGATGGTTTTACTACACGATCAACAACGCCGATTTATAAACCTCTGCGCAGCATTAGTCTTGTTGCTAAC AGAGCCGTTCCCCGTTGCGAAGAATGTGCCGATTGATCGACTTTTGGCAATGATCTCTCGACTTTTAGCGCTCAACAGCAAAAGTCTGTCGAAAACGGCCCGAGCTAATTTTG AACAATTGACCTTGGCGTCCATCATCCCCGACCTTCAGTCATCCGTCTTGGATGTGCTGAAATCGCTGGTGGCCGTCTGCAGGAGTCAGCTATTGACGAGAGCGACAACCGTTATGAACCTTTTCGTTCAAGTGCTCCAGTGGACTTTCACTCCACTTGATCGACGTCGAGTCGGAGTTGAGAGACCCTACGG GAAATTACGCAGCCAAGTCTATAGGAACTTGTGCCTATGGGTGGCCGCTAGTCGCTCGGCTTGCGGATTGGGCAAGTGTGTCGATGTACTGTTTAGCCAACTGCTGTCAGATATCCTCGTTCATCGCGACACTGTCCAGCTGCTGACAG TAAATCCGCCCAGCAACGGGAAGACgaccaaaaaaggaaagaagaagatggataCTCCCGGAGTGATTCTCCAGAAAGATGATTTAAAAGCTAATGCTGACGTTTGTCAGATGGCCCTTCAGTGTCTATCTACAATCCTTCTCTGCTGCGGACCCAGGATCAAGCCCACAATACATaag GAAGTCCAAGAAATCGTCTTATCGATTCTTGTCGAAATTATGAATGGTGCTGAATTAAACACGATTCTGCCGTACAACGACCCCCGTTGCCGAGCTGGCCTCTATCAATTATTGGAGAAATTGGTGCTCTGCCCCAGTCCTCAGTGGCCGGCTCCACTCAACTATGCTTCAGCCGTTCTCAACAATGGACTCAACGATCCCAATCTCGAG GTATCGACGAGATGCATCGAAGCCTTGGCGTCGATCCAGTCGATATTGCGACCCAGAGGGCCGACGTTTAACTTTGCgatggaaatgaaacaattgCGCTCCATCCAGCAGGAAGCTCCTTTATTGAATGGCTGGGCCGCCAAGATGGTGGAACCGTCACTGCCGACATCCGCTCCATCGCAACCAGCACCAGCCGCCATGTCCATTGAGAAGCCACCAGTTGTCGCGATCGATCAGCTGTCGACACCACCGCGCCGACAGATTCCCCCGAATTCGGTCGAGTCGACGGTCGAAATTCGCCAACCCGAGACATCGCCGCCGCCGTCCAAGCGACTTTCTCTCACCAAAACGAATGGCGAACACGACGATGATTTTTTAACACCTCCTATGGGTGTAACGACGATATCCAGCGAGTCCCCAGTCAAATCAGCGAGAGTGATGACGCGCAAGGAAGCGCTCAAAGTGCTGGCCTCGGCTATGCCACCGCAATCAGCCAAGGAGCAATCACCAAATCCTCCCAAGACGaagcaaacgaaaaataaagcGTCGCCCGCTCGGAAGAGGCCTCTTGACGATTCCAAACCAACAGTGGAACCCCTACAAGAAAAG ATGGAGACTGAAGAGACCGAAAACGGGGTGGATGAACTGGATGAAACTTTGGATGACATGTTAGCTTCGTTTCACGATGTACCAGCCTAA